The DNA region GTTGGGATAACGAGGTTGGGAGATCAAATATAACTTTATATATTAACTGTTTATTTAAACAGTGAATATCcaatgaatatccaaataacaaataacttgctatttaaataattatctaaataattatttatttaaataaatttatttattgcccaacactgactcCAACAAAATTTCCCCCCCGAAAATGTTTTAACCATACAAAAATTTAGTTTGTTATTTGGCATTTTTCTTTGATGCATAGAAATGACGCCCTCGTTGAACCAGTGTTGCACAGTGCACGATCACCTTACATAAACGCGCTGGAACTCATAACTATTAATAACCTCGCATAAAACCGTATGTACGTCTCTCATGATAATGTTTAATTAAGAATGACAGCGGGAAACAAGCAAGCAATTTCTTCCAATACTTCATTTCGTCACGATCTTTTTCGTTTTACGTAACGTTGCATACGCGATGTGCTAACGTTCAACTTCCGACAGTAATAAATATCGATGCGCGGCACACAGTAATCGGAccgatatgtttaaatattttacagCCGGGTTTGACGTCGGAATCGTGCGGTGATGTGTCCCAAGGGAGAAAAAATGACTCTTGCAAAATATGCAAATTTATTCGTGAGAACATGACCCGGGCTAGGAAAAAAATAACAGCGTTGTAGGCGATTCACGGGAATACTAATTGTCCGCGGTGATAAAGGTCTTTCGAGCATGTGCGAAGACAAATGAACCGAGCCATTTTTACAGTCTCTCAATCTGCATACATGCTGATGAATAATCTCGCTTGAGCATCTTTTCTTTCGCTAATGAATTCATCGAATTTCCATATTGTCTCAATTTTTACACGATTAACACATTCgaatgttttagcttataaaaatgacaatagAATATGTGCTTGAACAAAGAAATTTATAGAATCGATTTCCatataagcaacttcataatttcaataattgcataatgaataatttgcaaaattgtggCAATTCTTTCAATGTTTTATCTTCGTTAACCGGCCCGCTAAGATACAGTGCATAAAGACGAACAAGCGAGAAAGATATATGTAATTGAAACATGGTGCGGGTACGATAGGAATTAATTGCAATAAAGATTATCGGCTGCGGGCCGCCGTTCTATCGGAACTGAAAGTTAACGAAGTAATGATTTATTCAGCACATGCTgtgttaaataatatataagaCCGTGGGACTAAATGCAACGTCGTCGGATAAACTATAAAACAAACGTGTTTTTCATACCCGCATTAGAACGCCTCAAGCCATGCATTCTAATGAAACAATTCATTGACGTGCAGACTGACCGGATGAATGAAAAAGGCTAACCGGCGTTGcgatatttctttctttttctatacAGGGTGACTCAGAAATTTAACCGAaactaacaaaaatagcaagaaAAATTAGCAATTAGTTCATACATAGCGAACAAAGTGCACGGCCAACTAAAATTGAACATATTTGCGGTAAACGGAGTCGTGATTGATAAAGATGAATAAAAAGATAGAAAACGCCACGTCGCGTGTCCGTTTCCTTCGTCCAGTTTCAATTCCAGAGTCGTCGGTACTATGTAACACGACACACGTTTATGTAACAATTTCACCCACCACGGTGTCCAGACATGTTCCACGCAAGCACGCGTAATCGTTCACCGTTTCTGAGCCACCCTGTACAACAGACGATCAGTTGATGCCTGGCGTGTCGAGTTCTCGGCGACACTAACACGTTCAACAATCTTTTCGTTGCTGTGTTATGAATAAAATCAATGCGAAAGTTATCTGTCCAATGTTACTTGTGCGTGTAACTAACGCATAGCGACTGTGTCTCGTCGATTATTCGAACACCTACGCTCGAATAATCGATCGACTTGATTAGCCGAACAATGGATAATTGTCAAAACACCCGTCGCAGGATTGATTAATCGATTTTTCTGCATTTTTCAACCTTGCGATCATATGCTCCTACGTTTTGATCCGTGAACTGTCGGCTTATGGTTTAATAttggaaagtttttatttgCGACACACCACTAAGGATATCGACGCGAATCGAAATTGCGACCACGGGGACACTAGAGTCGCTCGTCTGAAGAACAATTGGGTCGCGGGTGTCGCGTCTTACAGGCGCCGAAAGTGTCTCGACATTTTTCTGAAGCAACCACGACGTGGACAACGGCCAAATTAAGCTGGAACGACCTATATAAAATTGCTGATTACATCTCGTTATATTCTTCCGTGTAATattcaactctctctctctctccctctcttcctcGAGGTCGTTGTTTAATCTTTCGGCTTTTATGTACTCCCTCTCGGAGACCGTTCCATCTGATTATTAAGTCGTCTCGCCACCATTCTATTCTTCTCTTGTAGAACCCAAAGTGCACCTTCCAATTTCACTGTCATTGCGAGATCTAGCTCGCGGAACAATGTCTTTGTTCGCGGACTTTCCGAAATCGAAATTCCTCCGAGTTCGACTCACGGAAACACCCAGATGGAACGATTTTTGTATACTTTAACGTATGAATATGTTCATTAATTGCAAGAAGCAAAAATTAGTAAACAGCGTCGGTGCGAAGTGCACGGTTCGATCGATCAGTCAAGAAATGGGAATCAGTATCGATATATTAATCGATCGCGTTCTTCAAATTGACGATTACGCTGTGTTTTTACATCGCAAGTGTGATATCATGAGATAATAGCGCCATGCGGAAGATAAACAACGACACGATGACTGAGAGCTGAGGTTTCACCTAACGTCGACACCTCGTTGTTGCTTTTACATACTTGTACTTTCACTGCTTACGTGTATAACTGTGCGTAACAGGTTTACGTAAATCTGATCGCAGCCTTATTAAAGTTTTCACCGGGGAGCAAAGTTGTACTCGATTTTCTTCGACCTTTTCCTGGTTGCATTCCCGGTAACCCATTTTCTTCCGTATacactttctttctttctctgtgcCTCTCACGTAATCGACACACACGTATACACACTCTGTTTATGATTTATGCTGCAACCGCGAAGCGCTACTTGTTACGACTGCTAAAAGCGTAATCACGGTTTCGAGTTGGGCAGCTGTACACCTGCTGTATTTGGAAAACTTTATGGTATCTTGAGTTGTGCAACCACCGCTGGTTTCGTGacattaaaaagaaaagaacagTAACATTTGCATACTGAGCGAGCTCGAGCTTGCTCATGAAAAGTTCCATGCCGGAAACAGCTAATGTTTCTGCCCGTTCGCGTCAGAATAGATAATCTCAATAATGAATTAGGAACGTCTTTGCACCTTCGACAATTGTGAATAGCCAATTTTTTTAAGTGAGCAAGGAAACATTCATTGCATCAAAAGTAGCTCGAATGAATTCCCAACCACACCTAATCCCACAGTCTGCATCCTGAAACCAAACGAGACGATCGGCGCGGCGGAACAAAAGACCGTCtactaaaaagaaaagaaaaaggctCGAGCACGCTGCAGCGAAATCTCCGCCAAGGGGTTGGCGACTGCAGTGGCGGAGTGTTCTAAAGATTAAAGACGCTCGTTGCATTACACGTCACGTAATCCTCTGGCCGATTCTCCGATCAAAAATCGGCCTTCATTCCCCAACAGTCGCTCTATACATTTCCATTTGTAAAAATTGTTGCAGCATGTCCTGGGGAGCAGAGGAAGCTTCTGGTCCTGTTGAACCCTAAATCAGGACCAGGAAAAGGTCGAGAGACTTTCCAGAAGAGAATCCATCCGATCCTGTCAGAAGCTGAGAGGCCGTACGAGGTTCACATTACCAAATGCTCGAATTACGCTCGCGAATTCGTGCGCACCAGGGACATCTATCAATGGAGCGGTTTGCTGATGGTCGGTGGTGACGGTATAGTGTTCGAGGTGGTGAATGGACTTTTCCAGAGGCCAGATTGGGAGAGGGCCCTCAGGGAACTGCCCCTTGGCGTGATACCCTGCGGATCCGGGAACGGCTTGGCGAAATCCATCGCGTACGCTAAACAGTAAGTTCCGTTTCAAGCTTAATACACCCCTCCGGCCTCGACTTGGCCCCCCTTTTCCTCCTCCGCAACCCCGAGTAGGTCATACTGCTTTTAATCCCTGCCATGCCGCTCCCAGACTGCGAATTTCTGCCGTTGACCCCTCTATGCAACGCTAGATGCATCGACGTTTCTCTGGCTTCGCCGTTTAACCCTCTGACCATTTTTTCAAATACTCCAGTCATCTTCCTTCGAGAACCAGGGTTTGATAGATATGGGAAGGATTTAATTCTTCaatctaatatacatataatcttcattgaattgtacaaatttattggcaaaatattaatttctacgtattttaaccctttgcattcggagctattttaactggaatattaacacattaccgaccggcgaTTActccataattttgaaaaatctatggtacatggctaaacactttttaatggaaccttcaatagcaacagcaattttcattgtgaactaacaagtcactctCAATAAcgccatctaatagtttcatttaagattgcaatgtaaaagaaaatttctatattttcctttggcacagcacaattattgagaatcctattaataggcttccggtaggtaaagtgttaaacatttcttactagctggaatatttccattcactgtgattctataaattttatattcagtaagtgattagataccaacatacgtATGACATACAgatatgtttttactgttttaaattacacctactcctttttctcataaatgcataaaatccgttgtctactgATTAGGAAAAAAATACCGCAGTGAAACGTACACccacagtaataggtacatttgctCTATTAGAGCGATGCGTACAGTTTCCCAACTCCCGAATCTCTGTTCGCATTCCTATCAAGATACGTTTTTATTTCAGCAAATAACTGTCGCCTTACAATAGTCATATTCGGGTCATATTAATCACACTGGGAATAATACGGTTCGGCTACGACGAATTCCATCGCGgtccaaagggttaattgtACAAATGCAAGCGGTATAACATCGTTTAAGAGACATCAACGAAAGCCAATTTATCATACGCATTGATATAAATTTCGTGATTGACAGCTGGTAATTACCAAGCTGCTTTGCCAGCTCGTGCGTCCGTCTAAAGTTTAATCAAACGATTGTCAGATACCCTGGAAAAATATCtcttcgattttattcaaacaaacatGCGGCAGGCGCGATAAACAATATTTATCGTTCAGAAAGTCTAAATGTTCTCTGTGAGAAAAATCACATTTATTCGCGTTTGGGCCACACAATATCGGCGATATAAATAAATCGATTCGTAGCAAAACGACGCAGTAAACTGAAGCCGATGGTGAACTTCGGGAACGTCGTTATTCTCCCAACGATTAGTTCGATTACGGTTCTAACCGCGGAGTTTATAAGCGTCTCCTCGTAAACACTTGGAGCcggggcacctaaatttcattgaCTTAGAGTTATGATACGTAGTTCAACTGTGCCCGCTGTAAATTTTCCAGTCAACAAACACACACACCGTGTTTGCCGCGGCGAGTAGTTTAACACTGGGACATGTCTGCGGCATAATTTCATGTTAGTAACGAGTTATCGTCGGCTTGCTCGACCGCTATAAACCGACGATAAATCGACTCAATCGATCCGATGGCAAAGCTGTCCGAGTACTCGAAACTCTAGCCGGACGAAACCGCTGCCGATCGTGTGCCAACTACTTAATTAGTCGAGTAATATCGTCTCGGCGAGTCGATCATTCCGCTTGAATCGGTGCACGTGCTTTTTGGTCCCTCGCACCACTCATGAAACTCAATTTTTCAACTCTGCTCACGAGTTccttcaaatttttaacaacattttgCTCCAACGCAATCTTAACCCTTTGAGGaagattgaaattattttagaaaatctCCGTTCAGAAAATATCAGCCTCATACGAAGATACATAATTTATTTACGAGACGTAAATACATAGTTCTAAAGAtatattagtccagtcaacgaaaagttgtagagggaaatggaaggaacagaatttttaactttgggtctgtgtttggactagttagaatgtagaaggtcccctttttcggttttccgcttatatctcggaaactatgcgtcctagcgataagaccattctatacaaaattaaagctgacaaaatgtgccacaagattgattggatttagcttttcgctatctcgcatagtttccgagatatccgcgctcaaagttcactaattatgaaaaagaaaataggtAAAATTCGCCCCccggcgggattttaatcgagcttgaaccattcgatagcctaTCCAGAAAGACCCCTCTCTGACAAGTTTCAGCCCCATATCTCATCTGTAAAGgtagttattgagaaaaatcgaaataccAGTttttggccaattttccctatttattgacaattaaaaattctgaaaaaaatctgacacatttcggataccaagccacatattaagtatcatttccagatttttccgttgcaaactatggttgtaaaaatgaaaaacacgaaaaaaatcgaaaaaatacagatttcatataaAAGTAGGTCTCGTAGCACTTCAgaattaatttagcaatgagatattatcgaaagtattatgctcaatttttttcagatttttgtgaGTGGTGCAACAATGTTGAAAAAGATAAAAACCActtttttcggcgtttttccTAAGTTACACTTATCGTTTTTCTAAATTGAATACATTTGCTGAATACAATTGAAACTCGGTAATATTTCTCTAAGCTTGCAATATCAtcgttagactgtggattttgtacatttataacaaaaatttctaaataaactaCAGAAGAAAAATCGCTGGGAGAATCAATGAACAGTATcacgttattttcaatttaacgaaatcattaagagaagaaacaCAATTctattgacaatttttattctgaagGAAAATCCGCATTTGTCGGAGTGACGATGTACGAGTCGCTGTGCGCTGTGCGCGTTATGAGAAAAACTAGCGAGATAATCACACCGAGCGACGATCAAACTACAAACTCTGCGAGTCATTCGTATCGGACGAGCCTGAATTATTATTCACGATTGTGGCAGCGGGTTTGCGTAAAGCATAGCCGCAGGAGACAACAGGAAGTCTCATTATCTCATCTCCTATCCACTAATAATAATCGCCGTTAATTTATCGATCAATGCGTAACAAGTGCAGAGGAGTAAGGGTCGTGATGCACGTTCATACCGACTTCGATGCAGAAAATCAAAGCATTTCTGCATTATATCACAGCGAAGTACGAAAACATTTTCCCGTGGGCGAGAATGTTTCCGGATTCAGTATCGATTCAACTGTATTTTCGTTATTTACGAACATCTTTGTGGATTTTTCTGGCCGTTGGCTGGTTTCCGTTCGCGAACAACCGCGCAGTTTTCGACAAGTTTCGCCGTAAAAATGCCAAACGAGCTGACAGAAATGCTCGGAACAATACGATCTCGTATAAACCAATTGCCATTAACGTAACCGTATACAATTTTATCGCTCGACACGAAAGAACCCCGCTTAGACCAATAATTCGACGAATATGTGTAAATATCCGGCAATACCTGGGCGAGGCTGCTTATCTCGTAATTAAACGACGACGAAGAAAACGATAGGTGAAACGAGAAACACGATGCAACAGTAGAATTTATAATTGGACCGAGAGGCTATGCAAACTCCCatgtttatattaaattttccgACAGTTTCTTTCGTTGATTGAAAAACTATTTCAATTGGAAAAATGTTCTGGTCAAAGTAAAATGCAAAATACCAGCCTATTCAAAATCAAAATCTCCTGCCAGATTAAACAGTTTTATTGCGATTTTATATTTACCGCGGGGTCCGCAAGTAACTTTGATCGCAGAATTAAGTACACTAGTGAGATTTCGTCGAATTATCAGTTGCTGGGTACTCAATCTGTGTATACTCAATCTCGCCGCGATAACGGAATATTTTTAGATTAAACATTTATTCCAGGATTTGGCACTACTTTGCAGTTGTACAGTAACTCCTCTATAgacgcaacaatttctatacgacagatgcgaccaagaatatcccccccaacttagtaatctgatctcggctcggtatatcggtgtgaaccagtactataatctgatctcggctcggtatatcggtgtgaaccagtactaacgcgacgcgcagagtcgcagtcgcgggcacagttcaaacgcccgtgcgtcatcacaatgtaacaccaatatttaatcttctttatttttcattatttttttgtggaactgtcaccaacatattcgtgatatttttctaatgcaaaatgacaccaaacacgatataatttaaactgtatttagtggtttaattgacgacgaACACACgtacgtttcgggcgcaaggaaggacagcgtatcggaaagaaagagacgcggacagttgcCGTCGCcggccagagttgggcagtaattaattacatgagtatttaattacatcttcaattacatgtgcaaaagtggactataattacaataagaaaacggttaaatggtccaaaacataaaaattagtggtttaaaagaacaattacactgaagtaattgttagactcaattacaattactgtaatcgtgttaagtaattgcaattacttctttcacaattacacgtaattgcattaaaattacttggaaattgcagaaataaaattataataacatgtaattgtaattggtagtttcaattacaagtaattataattggtagttgcaattgcttaacgccaaaatggcactaaaaaaagtaattagatacctactcaatggaaatgtctaaaaagaacaaacaaaaagcatatgttagggaatatttattatttattaaattacaacTCTTAAGAAATAGGTTCACTTGCCACTTTCATTGACAATGTAGTTTTCActaagaaatatttattatttattaaatacattatatattaggagaaatatttacattataatttattaaatatttatttgtagctaattatttgatatttcacaaaaacgatTACCATTACTTTTCAAAATGACCCACATTTCAAGGTCAGAGTCGGATAATCGATTTGCTTTCGGAGTGTTTGTCATGGAAGCAAACGAGAAAAGTCTTTCAACTGGAGCTGAGGATGGTAGAGCAGTGTagttcgaaaaaatgtttgctttATATCGGGGTAGGCTTCAAGCATTGAATAAGAAATCGATTTATCcgaaaaataattacaaaattgtaAGCGagctttcgtttctttttcacaTTCAGCATATtggcgttaagtaattgcaactaccaattacaattattgtaattgcattaaaattacttggaaattgaaaaataaaattacaattacatgtacatTTACAATTACAttacaatttcaaattacagtaattggtaagtagttgtaattgtaattgaaattacattttgcccaactctgtcgccGGCACTGTTCAAAGGCTCGCGCGTGGTccctctttacacgcgctgtacttctctacgttcggctcggcctttggaggtgaaaaatagctaccctatacgatagatgcgaccaaatccccccgaggctgtcgcgtctatagaggatttactcgtCTTAGAGGAAATCTCCACAGATCTGatacggaaaattatgatcATTTATGCGCAATTGAAACAGTATCAAGAATTGCTGTGCGTTCGTGTTCAGCTACGTACAAAGCAAACACGATTTAAGTATCACAGCAAGAAACACATTTTCCGATTATAATGTTCATAATGCAGTTCTTGCATTCGCGAGAAGTTGGAATCGTTGACGAGCAGCTCGGGAAaaagcaaagggttaaacagcgTGAAGAAACAGTGAGGAAAATTAGAAACCGTTGGGGGAAAACTCGTTTGCGCGATGCAACTGCAGTTTTGCAGCAGGGTGCGCGAACCCGCCCCGTGTACGGTGGTTGAATCAAGTTGCCCCAGTTTCCAGGACAGCGACGTAAAGTCGATTTTTTCATCGGATGCGCCTGGAGTCAACCGAAAATGCTTGAAAAGTGACACCGAAACGAGCCACCGGGGATACGTGTACGGTAGCAAGGTCAGATGCAGATTCGCATCTCGCATCTGCTTAGCTCGCGTGATGTCCATCTGGTCTGCcttttaaaaaacacgtgcgacccGGTGAATGTGTTCTAAAATGGTCGATTACGAAATGCGAAACCTGTTTTGCGATCGCCTGGACTACGGAACTTCTCGCGTTCGTCACTTAGAGACAGATAGAACGCATATTCTTTCTCTGCATGCGGCAGCAGTCACCAGTGAAAATCAAATTCGACccagaaatagaaaattgcataaacatcagcGTCATCGATGAGGAACATGAATATTCCGCGTCGTCCTCAGCTCCGCTCTTAAATTCGATAAATCACCTTTGAACTATTCGCGTATTTATAGTATACGGAGAGCgcgaaaaatacatttatttcggaGGGCAGATATAGCACAGATTCCACGGGAATCGTTATCGATAACTTTGATTATTATTACACTTTCCTTGGACATTTCGGGCGACGAAGCTCCGAAGATTATCAGTTGTTCGTTTAACGTTCCGCTGAAAGCTATAAAACTGGTTTATGACTTGTACATCGTTAGCATCGAGTTCTAATTACAATCACTGGCACGTGTTTGCCAGCGATCGACGAGGAAACTCGTGTCATTTCATTATTCTCGAATGCGGCGTGCTGTAATTCGATCGGTCGACTTCGGGAAGTTAAGTAACGTAATTTGGGCAAGCATACTGAATTGATCGCTAGTGGAAAGTGTGGTCATCGCAATGGCTGCCGTGAGTTGAATAATTAAGTCTGCCTTCGCTACCAAAATATTTGAGAAGCGTAGATATAATTGTAGACGGGCTCTCAGATTGATTATGCAAATTATATGTATCTTTGATGATTGTTTCAGGGAGCCATACGACTACAACCCGCTCCTGATCAGCGCGTTATCGGTGGTGAAGTATAAAAAGGCGCAAATGGACCTGGTGCGAGTGGAAACTAGAAaccaaattctattttcattcttATCCATCGGCTGGGGCCTTCTGGCCGACATTGACATTGAAAGTGAACGTCTGCGAGCTATCGGAGGCCAGAGATTCACCATTTGGAGCGTCGCCCGACTGATAGGGTTGAGAACGTACAGGGGAAAGGTTTCTTATTTGCCCTGCGACAAAGTACCGTCCGTCGAAAACCTGGGCAACGGCAAGGCCTACAATGAATACGTGAAAGACACCCAGATCTCTCATTCCAGGAGCTATGGCGATGACTTGGATAGGTGAATTGTACTCTCACGCTTCTACTCCTCTTTGTGTGAAGTAAAATCCGCGACCTATTCACTCTTTGAATTACTCgcatatacactcctcaaaagaattaagggatcacttgtgcgaacccgaaaaattggtcccactttacgtgatcataactccgtcaaaaattgccgtatcgatttcgttaaacaatggtttgaaagcctgaaacctctagtttcagatactctatttcaaattgttgctatgttggttttttacaaagttatagcgagatgaagacaacattgacggttaacaaaaattttgtgcagctttggaacatcacacgggcaGCAAcgcatttttttgataaatcgcgttaatatcatttggaagggctatctttcctgtgtaaattgtgtggttgttgaatattgtgcgatgttttttattcgagttattcaacattgaagtaaatatgggctttttaactttaactggctctagaaagcgaaaaaattatcgtagaatcttatgcaaaaaagcaatagaaagagcgtttcgttctcttcaaggcactccttttgttttttcaatttcattaacatttcgatataccaggtgtttctgagaATATGcttgaaaaatgcacaatttccatttttcctttaactcgctatatctcggcgagaaatgatcgtaataccatgattcgaacgtcagattgaagcagaaattctgccgattcgattgagtacctaTGGCAGGTGTGTTTGatgttagtgcttcgcagaaattaacgcgccacgtacagcggctgcctgacatctctgaatacgctaccggcgcacagtgggcaatttggtcgaaacacgattcaaaatcaaagaactttcgatagaaatgaggtagagcgatgaattttttttttaattaaagctgaaactttgcagaatatgggaaaatagggagattatgatacgaacgttttttaacgttgagaaaattcgttaaacatgtagaatttcaagaaaatgtggtttctccagtaccacacgcggaaaaatttttttttaacatgctacatatcatttcccgtagattttttcacgctgatttcaaatctggtctcaaaatttgtctacgacctcaggattttgcaaaattacAATCTGAAAACTTTGAATTTAGTATTTCAAGCGTAAACAAAGATGTCGACTACACTAGCAAATACATATTTTACATTAAAGTAGTTATTTCATTGATTTACATGTTCGGATTTGATTTACATGGTCTCTACAATCGAAAAAATTAGCAAAtaccattttcatttcataatatgTATAGGTTCTTTCATAATAAAAGATCGTCTGCAtcgaaatttgaataagtgtccggtaatttatggacgggagtgtacgtTGGAGCGGTATAAAGTTCCACGTAACCAGTTAcgtagaaagtggagtgcgagtaaccGAAGGTTAATAGTCGAAAGTGTCTCTGTTAGTAATCGTGAACTAATACTTGCGTTCTCTGTCTTAGGTGTAGCAAGATCAGCGAGTCGAAGAGCTTTCACGACGCGCTCGATGCAGATCCAGCAATCCTGGACGACTTTGATGGCTGCGATGACAGCGAGATCATCAGCGAAAGTATCACGCTCGAGACGGACGCAGAAAGAAGGCACAGGCTGGATAGCTTTTATTCGACGACCTCCGCAAGGTCGACTTACTTTAGCACGGGTTCAATTTCTAGTTACCATAGCGTCATCGAGCCAGACGCCGGAGAAATCGGTAGGTCCCTAACTTTTCATCCGGTTAGGGTCTTCCACTTCGCAAGCCATAGTTCCTTCTGTTTCATCAAGCCGTGACGAACGTTTATCTCACTTTACTTGCTCGAGAatgctttaaaaataaaaacgatAGGCTAGCATTACTTCGATTGAAATTAACATTGAAATAATCATTTTTGTATCATCAAGATGCAGACAACAACGTCAACCAAATCATGTATGGACCCTCTTCGCGGTTGCCTGCTCTGACTTCTGAGGTGTCTAG from Lasioglossum baleicum chromosome 11, iyLasBale1, whole genome shotgun sequence includes:
- the Sk2 gene encoding sphingosine kinase 2 gives rise to the protein MEDGGQVHSSTLLEETFYVTSKKNTYYKVRLTEKGLSLEKDNNGATKVETIALGDIIGCRCMRSKRKSAGSCVCGPGTSRSQLKLVESAEAFQCYDEFDTSAYLYIYAYTLKKARMKDVKRRERTTITLRFRSFDKYEDNLREASRWRLAIKCLIASVPVPKSFMSPTHGNLESLINACPGEQRKLLVLLNPKSGPGKGRETFQKRIHPILSEAERPYEVHITKCSNYAREFVRTRDIYQWSGLLMVGGDGIVFEVVNGLFQRPDWERALRELPLGVIPCGSGNGLAKSIAYAKQEPYDYNPLLISALSVVKYKKAQMDLVRVETRNQILFSFLSIGWGLLADIDIESERLRAIGGQRFTIWSVARLIGLRTYRGKVSYLPCDKVPSVENLGNGKAYNEYVKDTQISHSRSYGDDLDRCSKISESKSFHDALDADPAILDDFDGCDDSEIISESITLETDAERRHRLDSFYSTTSARSTYFSTGSISSYHSVIEPDAGEIDADNNVNQIMYGPSSRLPALTSEVSSSWTQIQGEFVMVHAAYQSHLGQDYFFAPRAKLSDGIIWLMIVKAGITRVNLLQFLLGLSNGTHLTRSGIDMIPVRAFRIEPEEDVNGHITVDGERVDYGPLQAEIFPSLASVMSP